In Anopheles bellator chromosome 2, idAnoBellAS_SP24_06.2, whole genome shotgun sequence, the genomic stretch GAGTCTCGCATTAatgcccggggccgggtgatGGGAGCGCCGGCTCGGTTGTACCTTTTAGGGCGGTCAGAGTCAGCAGGCAGAACAGGCCGGACAGGATCAGCGAAGCACACTGTGTTTTCCgccgaccgaaccggttcAGGATGCAGTTGATAGCGAGCGCCGGTGGTACGGCGGCCAGCGTGATGAGTATGAAATTGCCGTACTTATCGCCGGCCAGTGTGACTGAGTTCAGCGTCAGCCCGTAGTACACCATGGCGTTGGTGAACCAACAGAAGGAACAGTTCACAATCCGCAGCATCaatcgccggtggtggcacgtTTCGGCGAGCAGCTGAAGAAACGACTTCCGTTGTTCCGTCTTCGCTTCTCGGTCGTCTTGGTGGGCCAGCCGTTCCAAAAGGCGCTCCGAAGGTGGCGGCCGTCCATTGGCTTTGGCCGCCCGACGTAGAATGCGGACAGCGGCCCGGTGGCGTCCCTTCGTTAGCAACCACCGTAGGCTCTCGACGGTGGTCCACAGGAGTGGGATTGACAGGAGCCCCGGAACAAACACGGCCAGTGACAGGGTGCGCCAGTTGCGGAACTGCATCGCCAGTACGCCGAGAGCCGCTTCGGCCAGGGCGTAAGTGACCAGGGCCGTGCTTTTGACGATGACGCGTAGCCTCGGTTCCACCAGCTCTTGGCTAAGCACGAACGCTGTCGTGTAGCTGGTGGAACCGAAAATGGGCTCCAGGAACTCGAGCGCCATAAAGGAACCGTACCCGGTGGTGAACGATCGGGCCACTCCGAGCAACGACCCAACACCGACGCTCAGGAGCAACGTGAGTCGGCGCCCGAAGCGATCGGAAACGATCCCCGAAAGGACGAGGGCCACCACTTGGCCAATGTTGTGGACCGTCCCGACCAACGTGACCTTCCATCGGTTCTCGTCGCAGGTGAGCTGGAACTGTAACGAAGAAGGGCGTTAGCGCGAGTCAAACGAGCCTTCGCATTCCTACTACACACGTCATTAACAATCGTCCTCTCGGTTGGGTCCTCGTACACCAGCTcactgcaccgttcgatggCGCTCCGGTTGAAGTGGTGCGCATCACAAACAAACCCCTCGGGCTCGTCCCGGGAGCCTAGCGCTTGGTAACGCTCACATTTGGCCGGAACGCTCGTTCCCGAGGAGTCACGGAATGGGACCGCTGCAGTCAGCCAGGG encodes the following:
- the LOC131211585 gene encoding organic cation transporter protein-like; its protein translation is MSASATDLDDLLEEVGRFGPFQLWQCTVLLLPVVFNAFSNLCYVFTAGDLHYRCHIGQCENGTANEPYSPPWLTAAVPFRDSSGTSVPAKCERYQALGSRDEPEGFVCDAHHFNRSAIERCSELVYEDPTERTIVNDFQLTCDENRWKVTLVGTVHNIGQVVALVLSGIVSDRFGRRLTLLLSVGVGSLLGVARSFTTGYGSFMALEFLEPIFGSTSYTTAFVLSQELVEPRLRVIVKSTALVTYALAEAALGVLAMQFRNWRTLSLAVFVPGLLSIPLLWTTVESLRWLLTKGRHRAAVRILRRAAKANGRPPPSERLLERLAHQDDREAKTEQRKSFLQLLAETCHHRRLMLRIVNCSFCWFTNAMVYYGLTLNSVTLAGDKYGNFILITLAAVPPALAINCILNRFGRRKTQCASLILSGLFCLLTLTALKDITWVNVSLFLLSKMAISLSFSTLYIYTAEIFPTNLRQSFISFCSMVGRFGSMVAPQMPLLQTMWAPLPMVLFGTVAVLSGLLILEFPETTGRTLPDTLEDAIQLHKPTPAKSVEETQLDNSPETRGMKLEPR